One segment of Terriglobales bacterium DNA contains the following:
- a CDS encoding FG-GAP-like repeat-containing protein yields MAQRNSILILLAIILFLPATGNAGGFQPAVPYTAGSYPGAVAVGDFNGDGIPDLAVENNGGSISIFTGSGTGTFSSATNYTTASSSGVVVADFNGDGKPDIATADYFGGKVRILINNGSGAFPTNMEFAAGSGPVFVAVGDFNGDGKPDLVVANSSTSQINVLLNTSTGGILSFGAPTPYTVGMQPFFVGVADLNGDGKLDLVTANSGSNNISVLLGAGNGTFGAANNFAAGTGPSSVVAGDFNGDGKTDLAVANYGPSSVTILLGNGSGSFQLLNSVNVGANPNSIAAVDLNGDGKLDLVTANYTDGNVSILLGHGDATFQASAQYAAGASANFVAVGDFNKDGVVDLAVADNNASGSGNTVSVLLGNGLFAPKNDFAAGTSPIAVVTGDFNKDGNQDVAVADSGTDNTVSVLFGNGMGGLTGLTPYLTGKTPFDVAAGDFNNDGNLDLFVVNNVGSFGTPLRGSSNGTFAVQSGVFDSNTFSPADAALADFNGDGILDVAMAENGSNKVSVFLGMGDIHLKFQPGVDYAVGANPISIAAGDFNGDGKPDLVVADIGGPAGANLSVLLNKGDGTGTFLPAVPYGAGTNPNEVQVGDFNGDGKLDIAVANFSSNNVSILLGNGDGTFQNAHNFPAGTNPAALTVADFNGDGKLDLAVANYGSGDVSVLLGNGDGTFNTQTRYPAGSLPNSIAAADFNNDGAPDLVVANKGGNVSILLNRAGSTLSSSSSPNPSLLTQSVTFTGVVAASISGSGIPTGTVIFKEGATVLGPPATLDGSGHATFSISSLSLGTHVVTPVYSGDLNFVSRTLPAVTQIVNVNTVTTLVSNQNPSGDGQGIILTATVTPAAGSSIPPGTVTFFQGASMISTCINVPLDNTGTAICYPSNVLTLGTYTFTAAYNGSGNHLSSTSQPLTQVVKLSSTSYAALFDPNYGCCVAISTLKFRQRIAIFASVNFESNAAVPTGTVTFYVDGKPFGSPVPLDGISHNQVLQIVSQQPNQLIVGQHTISAIYSGDANYAGFTAGPQPFTRLLRPH; encoded by the coding sequence ATGGCGCAGCGGAACTCAATTCTGATTCTGCTGGCTATCATTCTGTTTCTGCCGGCCACGGGCAATGCCGGCGGATTTCAGCCCGCCGTTCCTTACACAGCCGGTTCATACCCTGGAGCGGTGGCGGTCGGTGATTTCAATGGGGATGGAATACCGGATTTGGCCGTTGAAAATAACGGTGGCAGCATCAGTATTTTCACAGGCTCAGGGACTGGAACTTTTTCGTCAGCCACAAACTACACCACAGCGTCTTCCAGTGGAGTCGTAGTAGCAGACTTTAACGGAGATGGGAAACCTGATATAGCGACCGCCGACTATTTTGGTGGCAAGGTCAGGATTCTCATCAACAATGGCTCTGGTGCATTCCCCACGAATATGGAATTTGCGGCAGGGAGTGGTCCCGTCTTTGTTGCGGTCGGAGACTTCAACGGTGACGGTAAGCCTGATTTAGTGGTAGCCAACTCTTCGACAAGTCAAATCAATGTATTGTTGAATACCAGCACCGGCGGCATCTTGAGCTTCGGCGCTCCAACCCCTTATACGGTGGGGATGCAGCCTTTTTTTGTGGGCGTGGCCGACTTGAACGGGGATGGAAAGCTCGACCTTGTGACCGCCAACAGCGGCAGCAATAACATCAGTGTCTTGTTAGGTGCCGGCAATGGCACATTTGGCGCCGCAAATAACTTTGCGGCGGGAACGGGCCCCAGTTCGGTGGTAGCGGGAGATTTTAACGGAGACGGCAAGACCGATCTGGCGGTTGCCAATTACGGCCCATCCAGCGTGACCATCCTGCTTGGCAACGGCAGTGGGAGCTTTCAACTGCTGAACAGCGTTAACGTGGGGGCGAATCCTAATTCCATAGCAGCGGTTGATTTGAATGGTGATGGAAAGCTAGACCTGGTTACCGCCAACTACACTGATGGAAACGTGAGTATCTTGCTGGGGCACGGGGATGCTACTTTCCAAGCCTCAGCGCAGTACGCGGCTGGCGCGAGTGCAAATTTCGTGGCCGTCGGCGATTTCAACAAAGATGGAGTCGTGGACCTCGCCGTCGCCGATAATAATGCCTCTGGCAGCGGCAACACGGTCAGCGTTTTACTCGGGAATGGTCTATTCGCTCCCAAGAACGACTTCGCCGCCGGAACCAGTCCTATTGCTGTGGTGACTGGCGATTTCAACAAAGATGGAAACCAGGATGTAGCTGTTGCCGACAGCGGTACTGACAACACCGTAAGCGTACTTTTTGGTAATGGTATGGGTGGTCTGACGGGACTGACTCCGTATCTTACCGGGAAAACTCCGTTTGATGTTGCTGCCGGTGATTTCAACAATGACGGCAATCTTGACCTGTTTGTGGTCAACAACGTCGGTAGCTTTGGAACTCCATTGCGCGGCAGCAGTAACGGGACCTTCGCAGTACAATCAGGGGTTTTCGACAGCAACACGTTCAGCCCTGCCGATGCGGCTCTTGCCGATTTCAATGGTGACGGCATACTGGATGTAGCCATGGCTGAAAACGGCAGCAACAAAGTCAGCGTTTTTTTGGGCATGGGCGATATCCATCTTAAATTTCAACCTGGGGTTGACTATGCCGTCGGTGCAAATCCCATTTCGATTGCCGCTGGCGACTTCAACGGCGATGGCAAGCCCGATCTCGTAGTTGCTGATATCGGTGGGCCGGCCGGGGCCAATCTCAGCGTGCTGCTGAACAAGGGCGATGGCACCGGCACTTTTCTCCCTGCTGTTCCCTATGGCGCTGGAACCAATCCCAATGAGGTACAGGTAGGAGATTTTAATGGCGACGGCAAACTCGATATTGCCGTTGCAAACTTCAGCAGCAACAATGTCAGCATCCTTTTGGGAAATGGCGATGGCACCTTCCAGAACGCGCACAACTTTCCTGCCGGGACCAATCCGGCCGCGCTCACGGTTGCCGATTTTAATGGTGATGGAAAACTTGATCTCGCTGTGGCCAACTATGGCAGTGGCGATGTCAGCGTGCTTTTGGGCAATGGCGATGGTACTTTCAATACGCAGACCCGGTACCCGGCGGGCTCTTTGCCCAACTCCATTGCCGCTGCCGATTTTAACAACGACGGCGCACCAGACCTGGTAGTGGCCAACAAGGGCGGAAATGTAAGTATCCTGCTGAACCGTGCAGGAAGCACGCTTTCTTCCTCCAGCTCCCCCAATCCGTCGCTCTTGACGCAAAGCGTGACCTTCACAGGCGTAGTCGCAGCCAGTATTTCCGGATCAGGCATTCCCACCGGTACTGTGATCTTCAAAGAAGGCGCAACCGTGCTGGGACCACCTGCCACGCTGGATGGCAGCGGTCATGCCACTTTCTCGATCTCATCACTCTCGCTGGGAACACACGTGGTTACGCCTGTTTATTCCGGCGATCTGAACTTTGTTTCCCGCACCCTGCCCGCCGTTACACAAATTGTGAATGTGAATACCGTTACCACGCTGGTGAGCAATCAGAATCCATCCGGTGATGGGCAGGGCATCATCCTCACGGCTACCGTGACACCGGCTGCTGGCAGCAGCATCCCACCGGGAACCGTAACGTTCTTCCAGGGAGCATCTATGATTAGCACCTGCATCAATGTGCCCCTGGATAACACTGGTACAGCGATATGCTATCCATCCAATGTCCTGACCTTAGGGACCTACACCTTTACAGCCGCTTACAACGGCAGCGGAAATCACCTGAGCAGCACATCGCAGCCGCTGACCCAGGTTGTAAAGCTGTCCAGTACCTCGTATGCGGCACTATTTGATCCTAATTATGGTTGTTGTGTCGCGATCTCTACCCTGAAGTTCCGCCAGAGGATCGCCATTTTCGCTTCTGTGAATTTTGAAAGCAATGCTGCGGTCCCCACAGGTACAGTCACGTTCTACGTGGATGGAAAGCCTTTTGGGTCACCCGTGCCTTTGGATGGGATCTCGCATAATCAAGTCCTCCAAATTGTCTCCCAGCAGCCGAACCAACTCATAGTTGGACAGCACACAATCAGCGCAATCTATAGTGGAGACGCAAATTATGCAGGCTTCACTGCAGGCCCGCAGCCCTTTACCCGTCTGCTGCGCCCACATTAG
- a CDS encoding winged helix-turn-helix domain-containing protein — MRFGVFEADLRTFELRKFGNKINIQRQPFQVLAALLEKPGEVVTRQELQQKIWPGDTFVDFDLGLNKAITKLRAILDDDAANPRFIETAPRVGYRFLGAVVTAPRDAAPEKEPDVPQEKSSPATSEAVSPIPSAENLPPLPRSRRQWPIYVGSLLALIVAGSVLYPALHEKWTEWRGGTGRQFNSIAVLPLENLSGDASQDYFADGITEELTTDLAKIPDLRVSSRTSVMRFKDAHQALPEIAKELKVEAIVEGSVTRIGNKVRITAQLIDAGKDQHLWAESYDSEIRDILSVQNTLARAIAHEIRVNLTTEQEQRMIPASHVPPADAYEAYLKGRHYFLQWTDEGVQKSCDSFQQAIQSDSTYAEAYVGMADCYTARASNGLLKPDEAMAKAKEFAQKALELNPSLPQAHGVLGTILLNYDWNYPAAYIELQKMADLSPNNPEAHLRLVSYYHAVGEMDKAAEEAKLAQKLDPVTPFVCSSLGMTYLFAAKYDDSITEFNKCIDLDENFPWTHWGLVHDYEAKKDYWDAIEERRKLLLAGHEENLTEEMMQIYKHSGYSAARAYAVQHDLDPKHNSSFTVAYANVELGNKSKALEYLQKAYDERDSQMIQLKVNSLFDGLRSEPQFQQLLQKIGS, encoded by the coding sequence TTGCGCTTTGGTGTCTTTGAGGCCGATCTCCGGACCTTTGAGTTGCGCAAATTCGGCAACAAGATCAACATTCAACGGCAGCCCTTTCAGGTGCTGGCGGCCCTGCTGGAAAAGCCTGGGGAAGTTGTCACACGCCAGGAGTTACAGCAAAAAATATGGCCCGGAGACACGTTTGTTGACTTCGATCTGGGGCTGAATAAGGCCATCACCAAATTACGGGCGATTTTGGATGATGATGCGGCCAATCCTCGCTTCATCGAGACCGCTCCCCGGGTTGGATACCGTTTTCTTGGCGCAGTAGTGACTGCCCCACGCGATGCCGCCCCAGAAAAGGAACCAGATGTTCCCCAGGAAAAGAGTTCCCCAGCAACTAGCGAAGCGGTTAGTCCAATTCCATCTGCAGAGAATCTGCCCCCATTACCGCGCTCTCGGCGCCAGTGGCCAATCTATGTGGGATCGCTTCTGGCACTCATTGTGGCCGGTTCGGTTTTGTATCCTGCGCTGCATGAAAAATGGACAGAGTGGCGTGGCGGCACCGGGCGTCAATTTAATTCCATAGCCGTGTTGCCGCTGGAAAATCTCTCGGGCGATGCATCGCAAGATTATTTTGCCGATGGGATCACCGAAGAGTTGACCACCGACCTTGCCAAGATCCCCGATCTGCGTGTCAGCTCGCGCACTTCCGTGATGCGCTTTAAGGATGCCCACCAAGCCTTGCCTGAGATCGCAAAAGAGCTGAAAGTTGAAGCAATCGTTGAAGGTTCGGTGACCCGCATCGGCAATAAAGTCCGCATTACGGCGCAACTCATCGACGCCGGTAAAGACCAACACCTGTGGGCGGAAAGCTATGACAGCGAGATACGCGACATCCTGAGCGTGCAGAACACCCTGGCGCGGGCCATTGCCCACGAAATTCGCGTTAACCTGACCACCGAGCAGGAGCAGCGGATGATCCCGGCATCTCACGTTCCGCCGGCAGATGCCTATGAAGCTTATCTGAAAGGGCGCCACTACTTTCTGCAATGGACAGACGAAGGTGTGCAGAAAAGCTGTGATAGCTTCCAACAGGCGATTCAAAGTGACAGCACCTATGCCGAAGCTTATGTAGGCATGGCAGATTGCTACACCGCGCGGGCATCCAACGGTCTGCTTAAGCCTGATGAGGCCATGGCGAAAGCCAAGGAGTTCGCGCAAAAAGCCCTGGAATTGAACCCTTCGCTTCCGCAGGCTCATGGTGTGCTGGGAACCATTCTGCTGAACTATGACTGGAACTATCCTGCGGCCTACATTGAACTGCAGAAGATGGCTGATCTGAGTCCCAATAATCCTGAGGCCCACTTGCGGCTGGTCTCGTACTACCATGCCGTGGGAGAGATGGATAAAGCCGCAGAGGAAGCCAAATTGGCGCAGAAGCTCGATCCGGTCACGCCCTTTGTGTGCTCGAGCCTGGGCATGACGTATTTGTTCGCGGCGAAATACGATGACTCCATAACGGAGTTCAACAAGTGCATAGATTTAGACGAGAATTTTCCTTGGACGCATTGGGGCTTGGTGCACGACTACGAAGCCAAGAAAGATTATTGGGATGCGATCGAAGAACGCCGCAAGTTGCTGCTCGCAGGTCATGAGGAAAATCTCACGGAAGAGATGATGCAGATTTACAAACACAGTGGCTACTCAGCCGCGCGCGCATATGCCGTCCAACACGACCTCGATCCGAAACACAACTCGTCTTTCACTGTTGCCTACGCGAACGTCGAACTGGGAAACAAATCGAAGGCTCTCGAGTATCTGCAGAAAGCCTACGATGAGCGTGACAGCCAGATGATTCAGCTCAAAGTGAACTCTCTTTTCGACGGCCTGCGCTCTGAGCCCCAATTCCAGCAATTACTACAGAAGATTGGAAGTTGA
- a CDS encoding winged helix-turn-helix domain-containing protein: MAPLRDLVQEQRLLRFGNFEADLRTLELRKFGLRLNLQRQPFQVLAALLEKPGDIVTRLELQQRIWPEDTFVHFDLGLNKAIAKLRAALNDDPANPRYIETVPRVGYRFLYPVTTAISSQVSLSGTVVSTVQNGRGSPIADTSQAEIVNPVPLPAPNLFAHRRMRLRLALLVVLAVAIVAGAVRAIRWWPARNPGYHFQSIAVLPLENLSGDPSENYFAEGITDELITNLAKIKSLHVRSFTSVIRYQNAHKSPADIARELSVDALVEGSVTKVGDRIRITVQLTEPVRGSILWVKSYDTDLRDVITAETDLAKMIGREVHANFDPSEEQFFARTSHPLVPAAYLSYLKGHYLFHKQQLDRADIQQSCSAFQGAIAADAAFSPAYTGMAQCLQWQETRHYISHEESNAESFALKAVELDPQSSKAHAILGSIYFYHDWNWPAAEQQLKQAIELNPNEAEVHSLYAEYLKVMGRLPEALDEIRRAQQLDPLEFYYFLSSGYYLLYMHRYDEAEVDFNKVLQVIPDNISALTGLAEAYEKQGDLERAAECWQKYETAEDQKPDVAPFMETYRMRGFHAAKQEYLEARVQLGQKNFRRGVEWEKLNLAYLNAMLDHRKQALGFLELAYQSHMTPLINLKIDSRFDRLRNDPEFKDLLKRMKLADQ; this comes from the coding sequence ATGGCGCCATTGCGCGATTTGGTGCAGGAGCAACGCCTGTTGCGCTTCGGAAATTTCGAAGCCGACCTGCGAACACTCGAACTGCGTAAATTTGGCCTTCGATTAAACCTTCAGCGCCAGCCCTTTCAGGTGTTGGCTGCGCTGCTGGAGAAGCCGGGAGATATTGTTACGCGCCTGGAGTTGCAGCAAAGAATCTGGCCGGAAGATACCTTCGTTCATTTTGACCTGGGCCTCAACAAAGCCATCGCCAAATTACGCGCCGCTCTGAACGATGATCCGGCAAACCCGCGCTATATTGAGACGGTTCCGCGCGTAGGTTATCGCTTTCTGTATCCGGTAACCACCGCAATCTCATCGCAAGTATCGTTATCAGGCACGGTAGTTAGCACCGTGCAAAATGGTCGCGGCAGCCCCATAGCAGACACATCGCAAGCAGAGATTGTTAATCCGGTACCGCTCCCTGCTCCCAATCTCTTCGCGCATAGGCGTATGCGGCTACGGCTCGCGTTGCTGGTGGTGCTCGCCGTCGCCATTGTCGCTGGCGCAGTTCGCGCAATCCGCTGGTGGCCGGCCCGCAATCCGGGTTATCACTTCCAATCCATTGCAGTACTGCCGTTGGAGAACCTTTCCGGCGATCCTTCAGAGAATTACTTCGCTGAGGGGATTACCGACGAATTGATTACCAATCTGGCCAAGATCAAATCACTCCATGTGCGCTCATTTACTTCGGTCATACGCTACCAGAACGCGCACAAATCGCCCGCGGATATTGCCCGTGAACTGAGTGTGGACGCCCTAGTGGAAGGTTCGGTGACCAAGGTGGGAGACAGGATCCGCATCACGGTTCAACTGACGGAACCGGTGCGGGGTTCGATACTTTGGGTGAAAAGTTATGACACCGATTTGCGCGACGTAATCACCGCCGAAACTGACCTGGCGAAGATGATTGGGCGTGAAGTGCATGCTAACTTTGATCCCAGTGAAGAACAGTTTTTTGCGCGGACTTCACACCCTCTGGTCCCTGCAGCATACTTAAGCTATCTCAAGGGGCATTACCTGTTTCATAAGCAGCAGCTCGACCGGGCTGATATACAGCAGAGCTGCAGCGCCTTTCAGGGTGCGATTGCCGCGGACGCGGCCTTCTCGCCCGCCTATACGGGAATGGCGCAGTGTTTACAGTGGCAAGAGACACGGCACTACATTTCGCACGAGGAATCGAATGCGGAGTCGTTCGCCCTGAAAGCGGTGGAACTTGACCCGCAATCTTCGAAGGCACATGCCATTCTGGGATCAATTTATTTTTATCACGACTGGAATTGGCCAGCAGCAGAACAACAGTTAAAACAGGCGATTGAACTGAACCCTAACGAGGCCGAAGTGCATTCCCTCTACGCGGAATATTTAAAAGTCATGGGCCGTCTGCCCGAGGCCCTGGATGAAATTCGGCGCGCTCAGCAACTTGATCCCCTGGAGTTCTATTATTTTCTCTCCAGCGGCTACTACCTCCTCTATATGCATCGCTATGATGAGGCTGAAGTCGACTTCAATAAGGTCCTTCAAGTCATTCCCGATAACATCTCCGCCCTCACCGGGTTGGCCGAGGCTTACGAAAAGCAAGGAGACCTGGAACGGGCAGCTGAATGCTGGCAAAAATATGAGACTGCGGAAGACCAAAAACCCGATGTTGCTCCTTTCATGGAAACCTATAGAATGCGCGGATTCCATGCGGCCAAACAAGAGTATCTGGAAGCGCGCGTTCAACTAGGTCAGAAAAATTTCCGCCGCGGCGTGGAATGGGAAAAACTGAATCTTGCTTATTTAAACGCCATGCTCGACCACAGAAAACAGGCGCTTGGCTTCCTTGAGCTTGCCTACCAATCGCATATGACGCCTCTCATTAACCTCAAAATTGACTCGCGCTTTGACCGGCTTCGTAATGATCCGGAATTCAAAGATCTGCTCAAGCGCATGAAACTGGCGGACCAATAA
- a CDS encoding TIGR00730 family Rossman fold protein — protein sequence MKRICVFCGSNPGRRAAYREAAVAIGHLLAERNLELVYGGANVGLMGIVANAVLEKGGVVTGVIPEVLVAQELAHRGIQNLRVVGSMHERKALMADLSDGFIALPGGFGTFEEFCEIVTWSQLGLQEKPCGLLNVENYYQPLLALFDHAVEEGFLMPENRKIVLAHPEPEVLLDTLLTFKPVSKRPWLDRGNR from the coding sequence ATGAAACGAATCTGTGTATTCTGCGGCTCGAATCCTGGGCGACGAGCCGCCTACCGCGAGGCAGCCGTGGCCATCGGACATCTGCTTGCCGAACGCAACCTCGAACTGGTGTACGGCGGCGCCAACGTGGGATTGATGGGAATCGTGGCCAACGCTGTTCTGGAAAAAGGAGGCGTGGTGACGGGGGTCATTCCCGAGGTGCTGGTCGCCCAGGAATTAGCGCACAGGGGCATCCAGAACCTGCGCGTGGTGGGCTCCATGCATGAGCGCAAGGCGCTGATGGCCGATCTTTCAGATGGCTTCATCGCCCTGCCGGGCGGGTTCGGCACCTTCGAAGAATTCTGCGAGATCGTCACATGGTCGCAGCTTGGACTGCAGGAAAAGCCCTGCGGGCTCCTCAATGTAGAGAACTACTACCAGCCTCTGCTCGCGCTCTTTGACCACGCCGTAGAGGAAGGCTTTCTCATGCCCGAAAACCGCAAAATCGTGCTGGCACATCCCGAACCTGAGGTTCTGTTGGATACGTTGTTGACCTTCAAGCCTGTGTCGAAAAGACCGTGGCTCGACCGCGGCAACAGGTAA
- a CDS encoding DinB family protein yields MKNAIMAILFSLILAAGAMAQGNSKDKPKEQQPVATPQPAVSQPTIAQVLDRQLSTLEKDFVPAAEAMPEDKFNFAPTNGEFTGVRTFALQIKHVAATNLALSSALLQEKPQIDPTLDNGPDDIKSREDVLKLLRDSFAAAHRAVATVNDQNATEMITSPWNPKSKMPRLAMATMLTWHSFDHYGQMVEYLRMNGIIPPASRK; encoded by the coding sequence ATGAAAAATGCGATTATGGCAATTTTGTTTTCCCTGATATTGGCGGCTGGAGCGATGGCCCAGGGCAATTCAAAAGACAAGCCGAAAGAACAGCAACCTGTTGCCACTCCACAACCGGCTGTCTCACAGCCGACCATCGCCCAGGTGCTCGACCGGCAGCTAAGTACTTTGGAAAAGGACTTTGTCCCCGCAGCCGAGGCTATGCCGGAAGATAAATTCAATTTTGCTCCGACCAACGGCGAATTTACGGGCGTGCGTACCTTCGCACTCCAGATCAAGCACGTAGCTGCCACCAATCTTGCTCTCTCATCGGCATTGTTGCAGGAAAAACCTCAAATTGATCCTACGCTCGATAACGGTCCTGATGATATCAAGAGCAGGGAAGACGTCTTGAAGCTACTGCGAGACTCCTTTGCCGCGGCCCATCGCGCAGTCGCTACGGTCAACGATCAGAACGCAACAGAAATGATCACCAGCCCATGGAATCCCAAGAGCAAGATGCCTCGTCTGGCTATGGCTACTATGCTGACCTGGCACAGCTTCGATCATTATGGACAGATGGTGGAATATCTGCGCATGAATGGAATTATTCCACCCGCCAGCAGGAAATAA
- a CDS encoding APC family permease codes for MTIEKSELRRDVGLLSATALNMIDMIGVGPFITIPLIISAMAGPQAMLGWILGAMLAMCDGMVWAELGAAMPGSGGSYRYLKEIYGPKLGKLFSFLFIWQLSFSAPLSIASGCIGLALYSAYLFPSLTPAWLEHTLSVSLPFLGMLQIRVLANGSTCVAIGACLLAMILLYRRIALVSRLSLLLWGGVLGTIAWVITTGLTHFSAARAFDFPPHAFHLDKGFLLGLGAALLISAYDYWGYYNVCFLGDEIKDPVRTIPRALVYSIAAVGAIYIVMNISILGVLPWRELEAAAKSDTHYVISTMMERVYGHWAGVLAALLIMWTAFASVFSLLLGYSRVPYAAAMDGNYFKIFRRIHPVHKIPHVSLLALGAVAILCCFLRLADVIAALVVIRIIIQFLVQSVGLLILRSTHPEASRPFRMWLYPLPAVLAIAGFLYILVFRKNFARELRYAAVILLTGLVVFFIRAWKNREWPFDEKNPPKEVPAAYQSQG; via the coding sequence ATGACCATAGAAAAATCAGAACTCAGGCGGGATGTCGGGCTTTTGAGTGCGACCGCCCTGAACATGATTGACATGATCGGCGTCGGCCCCTTTATTACCATTCCGCTGATCATCAGCGCCATGGCGGGCCCGCAGGCCATGTTGGGCTGGATTCTCGGTGCCATGCTCGCCATGTGCGACGGCATGGTGTGGGCTGAGCTGGGTGCGGCCATGCCGGGCTCGGGCGGTTCGTATCGTTATTTGAAAGAAATCTACGGGCCTAAACTGGGAAAGCTGTTTTCGTTTCTCTTCATCTGGCAGCTCTCTTTCAGCGCGCCTCTTTCCATTGCATCGGGATGCATCGGGCTGGCGCTGTATTCCGCCTATTTGTTTCCATCGCTGACCCCGGCATGGCTGGAGCACACGCTCTCCGTTTCGCTGCCGTTCTTGGGAATGTTGCAAATTCGTGTTTTGGCAAATGGTTCAACTTGTGTCGCTATTGGCGCCTGCCTGTTGGCGATGATTCTGCTTTACCGGCGTATCGCGCTTGTGAGCAGGCTTTCCCTCTTGCTGTGGGGCGGAGTGCTTGGCACCATCGCCTGGGTCATCACTACCGGTCTCACACATTTCAGCGCTGCCCGGGCTTTTGATTTTCCTCCCCATGCATTTCACCTGGATAAAGGGTTCCTGCTGGGATTAGGAGCTGCGTTGCTCATTTCCGCCTATGACTATTGGGGCTATTACAACGTCTGTTTCTTGGGCGACGAGATCAAAGATCCCGTGCGAACCATTCCGAGGGCGCTGGTGTATTCCATTGCCGCGGTCGGTGCGATTTACATCGTGATGAACATCAGCATTCTGGGCGTGTTGCCCTGGCGCGAACTGGAAGCGGCCGCGAAATCCGATACACACTACGTGATCTCCACCATGATGGAGCGAGTCTATGGCCACTGGGCAGGAGTTCTGGCCGCACTCCTTATTATGTGGACAGCTTTTGCCTCGGTGTTTTCACTGCTCCTGGGATATTCGCGCGTGCCCTACGCCGCTGCCATGGATGGCAACTATTTCAAAATATTTCGGCGGATTCATCCCGTGCACAAAATTCCCCACGTGTCTCTTCTGGCACTGGGTGCAGTTGCAATCTTATGTTGTTTTTTGCGCCTGGCAGATGTCATCGCGGCCCTGGTGGTGATCAGGATTATCATTCAGTTTCTCGTGCAATCCGTGGGATTGCTGATTCTGCGTAGCACGCATCCTGAGGCTTCCCGGCCGTTCCGCATGTGGTTGTATCCGCTTCCCGCAGTGCTGGCCATTGCAGGATTTTTATATATTTTGGTTTTTCGCAAGAATTTTGCCAGGGAATTGCGCTATGCTGCTGTGATTCTTCTGACCGGGTTGGTTGTTTTTTTTATCCGCGCCTGGAAGAACCGCGAATGGCCGTTTGACGAAAAAAATCCACCAAAAGAAGTTCCGGCTGCTTACCAATCCCAAGGCTGA